From the genome of Bacteroidota bacterium, one region includes:
- a CDS encoding ATP-binding cassette domain-containing protein, with the protein METVIHIEKLKKKFGENKVLCGFDFNLKKGENAVVLGRSGSGKSVLIKCIIGLIKPDEGSISVMGKNITGMNHDELDRMRVKIGFLFQSNALYDSMTVRENLEFPLRRHWIEKSRKEVNELVMEALTNVGLADTVDMMPAELSGGMRKRIGLARTLILKPEIILYDEPTTGLDPITGREISALMLEIQKKYNTSSIIISHDMNCVRITANRVVVLLDGICYAEGTYDELKRSTDPKIKSYFE; encoded by the coding sequence ATGGAGACGGTAATACATATAGAAAAGTTAAAAAAAAAATTTGGTGAGAATAAAGTTCTGTGCGGGTTTGATTTTAATTTAAAGAAGGGAGAGAACGCAGTAGTATTGGGACGTTCAGGATCGGGGAAGTCGGTTTTGATAAAATGTATAATAGGTTTAATAAAACCAGATGAAGGAAGCATAAGTGTAATGGGCAAAAATATAACAGGAATGAATCACGATGAGTTGGATAGGATGAGGGTAAAGATCGGTTTTTTATTTCAGAGCAATGCCTTGTATGATTCGATGACAGTCCGTGAAAATCTTGAATTTCCGTTACGCAGGCATTGGATAGAAAAATCGCGTAAAGAAGTGAATGAATTGGTAATGGAAGCTCTAACCAATGTAGGATTAGCGGATACAGTAGATATGATGCCTGCGGAGCTATCGGGAGGGATGAGAAAACGTATAGGCCTTGCCCGTACGTTAATATTAAAGCCGGAAATAATACTTTATGATGAACCAACAACCGGTCTTGATCCCATAACAGGAAGAGAGATCAGTGCTTTAATGCTTGAAATACAAAAGAAATATAATACATCGTCAATCATAATTTCGCATGATATGAATTGCGTGCGAATAACGGCAAATCGCGTAGTTGTGTTGTTGGATGGAATTTGTTATGCCGAGGGAACTTATGACGAATTAAAAAGATCAACTGATCCTAAAATAAAATCATACTTCGAATAA